A DNA window from Anaerocolumna sp. AGMB13020 contains the following coding sequences:
- a CDS encoding ABC transporter permease translates to MNNRIINQMGVYKILLNNSFRQRYTYASGVWIQMLGGILFVFMQGSLWTALIQTGYTDVTLKEMISYVVINAFVSYSTGFNVTSVISDRIQDGMIAIDLILPVKLKWKLFFENIGGNIFDVLFSGISGLITALILYGAAAPVDWWHCIFFVFTVLLGVIISYQIIYIFGLSAFWIVKPWYISILVGGLAKLFGGGVIPLWLYPDWLLPICEILPFRFISYEPIQIYIGNYTMLQSMRCILMQVFWLLALMLLEKLIWTKAGKKVFVQGG, encoded by the coding sequence ATGAATAATCGAATTATTAATCAAATGGGAGTATACAAAATATTATTAAATAATTCCTTTCGGCAGAGATATACCTATGCTTCCGGTGTGTGGATACAGATGTTAGGCGGTATTTTATTTGTTTTTATGCAGGGCAGTTTATGGACAGCATTAATTCAGACGGGGTATACCGATGTGACTTTGAAGGAAATGATATCATATGTTGTTATTAATGCCTTTGTAAGTTATTCCACAGGTTTTAACGTAACGAGTGTAATTTCTGACCGGATACAGGACGGAATGATAGCCATTGATTTAATTCTTCCGGTTAAGCTTAAATGGAAATTATTTTTTGAAAATATAGGCGGAAACATATTTGATGTTCTCTTTTCCGGTATTTCAGGGTTGATAACAGCTTTAATTCTTTATGGAGCGGCGGCACCTGTAGACTGGTGGCATTGCATATTTTTTGTATTTACTGTTTTGTTGGGTGTGATCATATCTTATCAGATTATTTACATATTCGGATTATCTGCATTCTGGATTGTTAAGCCCTGGTATATTTCAATACTGGTAGGGGGCCTGGCCAAATTATTCGGCGGAGGGGTTATTCCCTTGTGGCTTTATCCGGACTGGCTCCTTCCGATATGTGAAATACTGCCCTTTCGGTTTATCAGCTATGAACCTATACAAATTTATATAGGCAATTATACTATGCTTCAATCAATGAGATGTATTCTGATGCAGGTATTCTGGCTGCTTGCTTTAATGTTATTAGAGAAGCTGATATGGACGAAAGCCGGCAAAAAGGTTTTTGTTCAAGGCGGATAA
- a CDS encoding class I adenylate-forming enzyme family protein, whose product MLVETILRQAGIKPNFTAVMDQVRSVTYKELYDEILSRAEMLSDFVAENGEPVGLLFPNSVDAVTWMLAMAKTGHPVILFGSKMKENEVNYHINRIGLKLTIADRRIVTGWNGLNQTLYPFSGADNSVALKHPRELNRQEEEKFTAFEKGDFICHFTSGSEGEPKAVIRTLEAVESEIIDTFVTINLKDEQTFLTIPPICHSFGLIAGALLPLYYGHKLILEEEFLPEKILNIIDTNKVNVLFAVPYMYYLLNKRLKLTKMDFSSITMCFSAGAPMDDSVSETFRQFTGVRIIQDYGSTETGVMCLNLETDRLPKSVGRPVVNRTIKLMDEEGKEINTNEESGEICILSKANVRTYLYPQELNRQKFIDGYFRTGDLGRLGQEGEVYIVGRLSSIMNVAGNKVDPVEVENVIKSISGVKEAVVVCIDDINRGSIIKAYVVAEEDIEEAFVKKFCKTQMADYKVPKAVVFMNELPRSQTGKVLKKYLVKEF is encoded by the coding sequence ATGTTAGTAGAAACCATTTTGAGACAGGCTGGGATCAAACCGAATTTTACAGCGGTTATGGACCAGGTGAGGTCTGTCACCTATAAAGAACTATATGATGAAATCTTAAGCAGAGCCGAAATGTTATCGGATTTTGTTGCGGAAAACGGAGAGCCCGTCGGATTATTATTTCCCAATTCGGTGGATGCGGTAACTTGGATGCTTGCAATGGCAAAAACAGGACATCCGGTTATTTTATTTGGATCTAAAATGAAAGAAAATGAAGTGAATTATCATATAAATAGAATCGGTCTTAAACTTACCATAGCCGACAGAAGGATCGTTACCGGCTGGAATGGTTTAAATCAAACGCTGTACCCTTTTTCGGGAGCGGATAACTCCGTTGCTCTGAAACATCCCCGGGAATTAAACCGGCAGGAAGAAGAGAAGTTTACTGCCTTTGAAAAAGGAGATTTTATTTGCCATTTTACCAGCGGTTCCGAAGGTGAACCCAAAGCGGTAATCCGTACCCTTGAAGCGGTAGAATCAGAAATAATCGATACTTTTGTTACCATTAATTTGAAGGATGAACAAACTTTTCTTACTATTCCACCTATCTGTCATTCCTTTGGCTTAATAGCCGGTGCATTACTTCCCTTATATTACGGACATAAATTAATACTGGAAGAGGAATTTCTTCCGGAAAAGATACTTAATATCATAGATACCAATAAGGTAAATGTATTATTTGCCGTACCCTACATGTACTATCTACTCAATAAACGGTTGAAATTGACAAAGATGGACTTCTCAAGCATTACTATGTGTTTTTCGGCAGGAGCACCTATGGATGACAGTGTTTCAGAAACCTTTCGGCAGTTTACCGGAGTAAGGATTATTCAAGATTATGGTTCCACGGAAACTGGAGTAATGTGTCTGAATCTGGAAACGGACCGGCTGCCGAAATCGGTGGGCAGACCTGTTGTAAACCGAACTATAAAATTAATGGATGAAGAGGGGAAAGAAATTAACACAAATGAGGAAAGCGGAGAAATATGCATACTTAGTAAAGCCAATGTCAGGACATACCTTTACCCCCAGGAATTAAACCGGCAGAAATTTATCGACGGTTACTTTAGAACCGGTGATTTAGGGAGATTAGGCCAGGAAGGGGAAGTTTACATCGTCGGAAGGCTAAGTTCTATTATGAATGTCGCAGGTAATAAGGTGGATCCGGTAGAAGTTGAAAACGTAATAAAATCAATTTCCGGGGTAAAAGAAGCCGTAGTCGTCTGCATAGATGATATCAATAGAGGCAGCATTATAAAAGCTTATGTGGTTGCGGAAGAGGACATAGAGGAAGCCTTTGTTAAAAAATTCTGCAAAACCCAGATGGCAGATTACAAGGTGCCGAAAGCAGTTGTATTTATGAACGAATTGCCAAGGAGCCAGACCGGAAAAGTATTAAAAAAATATTTAGTGAAGGAGTTCTGA
- a CDS encoding PEP-utilizing enzyme: MFKLLSKGICVNPGISCGKSKIINSMEDIDSVSNGDIVVLPNSDPMYAMAVMSASAVICEVGGKLSHICIVSLEMGIPCITQAAGARKSIGDGQLIYVDAEKGEVYLAE; encoded by the coding sequence ATGTTTAAATTATTGAGTAAGGGGATTTGTGTCAATCCGGGAATTTCCTGCGGTAAGAGTAAAATTATAAATTCAATGGAAGATATTGATTCCGTTTCAAATGGTGACATCGTAGTTCTGCCTAACAGTGATCCTATGTATGCAATGGCCGTTATGTCTGCCTCCGCAGTCATATGTGAAGTGGGAGGAAAGTTGTCCCATATATGCATCGTCTCTTTGGAAATGGGTATTCCCTGTATTACCCAGGCGGCTGGCGCAAGAAAAAGCATAGGTGATGGACAGCTGATTTATGTAGATGCCGAGAAAGGGGAGGTATATCTTGCTGAGTGA
- a CDS encoding nucleotidyltransferase family protein, whose translation MSDFFMMNLEEIAVHPEKLRRYDERIEREQEKWYDFIKPVLAELSSIPYALIKGQVLSLLAYGSTGYRDSKDIDILIARNDLSYMDEVLRKYGFDSVILDEFGNQRILSRAEKIILLNSHQVTPYTASAEPLGKVLNMDVNVDIYGSEYTGTRIDIKDFLSDTVSIGIYGQEIRTLTPVKTFISVVLHHYREMNAPYIFKVCNPLTTRMFQDVYCLFKRHLEKELEALIQYSREYDLHKYIYYMLYYTGLVFQDEALADSINRFKTPEGVALLNSYGLTEGERKIWKLDFPDRLDAPEIYSIVEPDLTERDKEKIEAVWRVI comes from the coding sequence ATGAGTGATTTTTTCATGATGAATTTAGAGGAAATAGCCGTCCATCCGGAAAAATTGCGGCGATACGATGAGCGGATAGAAAGAGAACAGGAAAAATGGTATGACTTTATCAAGCCGGTACTGGCTGAGTTGTCTTCCATTCCATATGCTCTTATAAAAGGACAGGTTTTGTCGTTATTAGCTTATGGAAGTACAGGATACCGGGATTCCAAAGACATAGACATACTGATAGCAAGAAATGATTTGTCCTATATGGATGAGGTATTAAGAAAGTATGGATTTGATTCTGTAATATTAGACGAATTCGGGAATCAGAGAATACTTTCGAGGGCGGAGAAAATAATACTTTTGAATTCTCATCAGGTTACTCCTTATACCGCTTCTGCTGAGCCATTAGGGAAAGTATTAAATATGGATGTTAATGTAGATATTTACGGCAGTGAATATACCGGTACAAGGATAGATATAAAGGACTTTCTATCGGATACGGTCAGCATTGGGATATACGGACAGGAAATCAGAACGCTTACGCCTGTTAAAACATTTATATCTGTAGTGTTGCATCATTACCGGGAAATGAACGCCCCCTATATTTTTAAGGTATGCAATCCGTTAACTACCCGTATGTTCCAGGATGTATACTGCCTGTTTAAGAGGCATCTGGAAAAAGAACTGGAGGCGTTAATACAATATTCCAGGGAGTATGATTTACATAAATATATATATTATATGCTCTATTATACCGGGCTGGTCTTTCAGGATGAAGCCCTGGCAGACAGCATAAACCGTTTTAAAACCCCAGAGGGGGTGGCACTTTTAAACTCTTACGGACTGACGGAAGGTGAAAGAAAAATCTGGAAGCTTGATTTCCCAGACCGGCTGGATGCCCCGGAAATATACAGTATTGTAGAACCGGATTTGACAGAGCGGGATAAGGAAAAAATAGAAGCTGTCTGGAGAGTAATATAA
- the gmk gene encoding guanylate kinase, with protein sequence MSGTIIVISGPSAVGKSRVIKELLKYNGNLEFITSYTTRKPRENEEEGRDYYFVSEEEFLHLIEAGKLLEWKKTGYGYYGTPKDSVRDSLHKNNTVILDVDSQGFAAVKKQNFASVNGIYLLPESLAVLREQILARGAKRGINTTQDAEVRFQDALNSIRTAHRYDLVMINEKVPETAKMIVKWMDVLKFRDSREALLKEWYKANDIFTGWERDE encoded by the coding sequence ATGAGCGGCACTATTATTGTAATATCCGGCCCTTCAGCAGTAGGAAAAAGCAGGGTCATAAAGGAACTTTTAAAATACAATGGAAATTTGGAATTCATTACATCCTATACCACCAGAAAACCTCGTGAAAATGAAGAGGAGGGCAGAGACTATTACTTTGTGAGTGAGGAGGAGTTTTTGCATCTGATTGAAGCCGGAAAGCTGCTGGAGTGGAAGAAAACAGGCTATGGTTATTACGGGACGCCGAAAGATTCTGTCAGGGATTCCCTGCATAAAAACAATACAGTGATTTTGGATGTAGATTCTCAAGGGTTTGCCGCTGTTAAAAAACAAAACTTCGCTTCTGTAAATGGTATTTATTTATTACCGGAATCGCTGGCAGTTTTACGGGAACAGATTTTGGCGCGCGGTGCTAAAAGAGGTATTAACACCACTCAGGATGCCGAAGTACGGTTTCAGGATGCACTAAATTCTATTCGAACGGCTCATAGATATGACCTGGTAATGATTAACGAAAAGGTACCTGAAACTGCAAAAATGATTGTAAAATGGATGGATGTTTTAAAATTCCGGGATAGCCGGGAAGCATTGCTTAAGGAATGGTATAAAGCAAATGATATATTTACCGGATGGGAAAGAGATGAATAA
- a CDS encoding serine hydrolase domain-containing protein, producing the protein MIIEEMEKYIQENIPELYNICLYQDGNMLFNKYYQRYSYPDYAVNIKSVSKILLALGVGAMLKEHLIKGVNQTVAELLPDYAADILKDEKEEELKLYHLLTMTSGFSWQESGPSFFEWLKSSDWVSHALYCPRRNKPGTVFLYNTANSHLVSAIIKQQTGENAYDFVRESILKPLGINHALWQKAPEGNDYGGGDFFLAPGNVARIGQLMLKEGVWKNTELLPKGWVKECLTSRISVKEELAYGYFCFGRQNKLVNSKGEAAVIDTWFIPGTGGQYLYIIPKLNATAVITSLLTPNDGRDPINLPAGKLMEQFLLKELYDNKYGNT; encoded by the coding sequence ATGATAATTGAAGAAATGGAAAAATACATACAGGAAAATATTCCTGAGCTTTATAATATATGCCTTTATCAGGACGGAAATATGCTCTTTAACAAGTATTATCAACGGTATTCTTATCCGGATTACGCCGTTAATATTAAATCCGTTTCTAAAATTCTGTTAGCCTTGGGAGTAGGTGCGATGCTTAAGGAACATCTGATAAAAGGTGTAAATCAGACGGTGGCGGAACTTTTACCGGATTATGCGGCAGATATTTTGAAGGATGAGAAAGAGGAGGAGTTAAAACTTTATCACCTGCTTACCATGACATCCGGATTTTCCTGGCAGGAAAGCGGCCCGTCCTTTTTTGAATGGCTTAAAAGCAGTGATTGGGTTTCTCATGCTCTTTATTGTCCACGGCGGAATAAACCTGGTACGGTGTTTCTATACAATACGGCCAATTCTCATTTAGTGTCTGCCATTATCAAACAGCAGACAGGAGAAAATGCTTACGACTTTGTTCGAGAAAGTATCTTGAAACCGCTGGGAATTAATCATGCTCTGTGGCAAAAAGCACCGGAAGGAAATGATTATGGCGGAGGAGATTTTTTTCTGGCACCGGGGAATGTTGCCAGGATAGGACAGCTGATGTTAAAGGAAGGAGTTTGGAAAAATACAGAGCTATTACCCAAAGGATGGGTAAAGGAATGTCTAACCTCACGCATTTCTGTCAAAGAGGAACTGGCATACGGTTACTTCTGCTTTGGCAGGCAGAATAAATTGGTTAACAGTAAGGGCGAAGCAGCTGTGATTGATACATGGTTTATACCAGGTACCGGAGGACAGTACCTTTACATTATTCCAAAGCTTAATGCAACAGCGGTAATAACGTCACTCCTTACTCCTAACGATGGCAGAGACCCTATTAATCTGCCCGCCGGAAAATTAATGGAGCAGTTTCTGCTAAAAGAGCTTTATGACAATAAATATGGCAATACATGA
- a CDS encoding deoxynucleoside kinase translates to MKHIALIGIDGSGKSSLAGQLQHYLTKTCNYKVLIATSNKMNSTVLKAIENKTGRKVSDELRLTAFAFDLAIKYQQVADMQELDFIIWDRYYYCLFAYFTALNTDLSSVREITTIMPVPDYTFFLEIDVETALDRIEQRGEPQKKEESYDYLKAVQREYIQIMKDSNAVTLNTGCPRDELLKVALKHILQVH, encoded by the coding sequence ATGAAACATATTGCCTTAATTGGGATAGATGGCTCTGGTAAATCTTCTTTGGCAGGTCAACTGCAGCATTATTTAACAAAAACCTGTAACTATAAAGTGCTGATAGCCACCAGTAATAAAATGAACTCCACCGTCCTGAAAGCAATTGAAAATAAAACAGGAAGAAAAGTAAGTGATGAGTTAAGATTGACAGCTTTTGCCTTTGACCTGGCAATTAAATACCAGCAGGTGGCGGACATGCAGGAATTAGATTTTATAATATGGGACCGGTACTATTATTGCTTATTCGCTTATTTTACAGCACTGAATACGGATTTGAGCAGCGTCAGAGAAATTACTACCATTATGCCGGTGCCGGACTATACATTTTTTCTGGAAATTGATGTGGAAACGGCGCTTGATAGAATTGAGCAAAGGGGAGAACCGCAAAAAAAAGAAGAAAGCTATGATTATCTCAAAGCAGTTCAAAGGGAATATATACAGATTATGAAAGACAGCAATGCGGTTACACTTAACACCGGCTGTCCAAGGGATGAGTTGCTAAAAGTTGCCTTAAAACATATTTTACAGGTACATTAA
- a CDS encoding ABC transporter permease: protein MNLFSTWKTFIVLKYKMAFEYKGAFWAATFSQVLWYGVDFLLMWVLVSRFKTLAGWSADEIIFLYSIHLITYAAAGTFFFNSCISLSGRVQSGAFDDSLMVPLHPLLYEVMSNYNTDYIRHICLAVIVFIVSLVRLDLAFNPLKIVLLILFLIGGTLIQAGALLIFSAPNFWIIRGDKLLDLFYYETITFIRYPISIYPVVLQGILTFVLPYSFINFYPAGYFLGKNDFTIFHPSLQYLTPLVGCIVFAFGVFFWNRGLKKYQSTGS, encoded by the coding sequence ATGAATTTATTTTCAACCTGGAAAACATTTATTGTATTAAAATATAAAATGGCATTTGAGTATAAAGGAGCTTTTTGGGCGGCGACTTTTTCCCAGGTACTTTGGTATGGGGTTGATTTCTTGTTAATGTGGGTTTTGGTAAGCCGTTTTAAAACTTTAGCAGGCTGGAGCGCTGATGAAATTATATTTTTATATTCTATTCATTTAATAACCTATGCCGCTGCAGGTACCTTTTTCTTTAACAGCTGTATATCCCTGAGCGGACGTGTTCAATCCGGTGCCTTTGATGACTCTCTTATGGTTCCCCTGCATCCGCTGCTGTATGAAGTTATGTCAAACTATAATACGGATTATATTAGGCATATATGTTTGGCGGTCATTGTTTTTATAGTTAGTCTGGTACGGTTAGACCTTGCTTTCAATCCTCTTAAAATAGTACTTCTGATTCTGTTTTTGATAGGAGGTACCTTGATACAGGCAGGGGCATTACTTATTTTTTCAGCACCGAATTTTTGGATAATCCGTGGAGATAAGCTGCTGGACCTGTTTTATTATGAGACCATTACATTTATACGTTATCCCATTTCCATTTATCCGGTTGTACTTCAGGGTATCCTGACATTTGTATTGCCCTATTCATTTATCAATTTCTATCCCGCGGGATATTTTCTGGGTAAAAATGATTTTACAATTTTTCATCCCTCTCTTCAGTATTTGACACCTTTGGTTGGCTGTATCGTCTTTGCTTTCGGTGTCTTTTTTTGGAATAGAGGTTTAAAAAAATATCAGAGTACGGGCTCATAA
- a CDS encoding coproporphyrinogen-III oxidase family protein produces MNEVKQKREDFINQYPPLNLLNKQDIGKIWAEEDFHLYVHIPYCIKKCDFCYYVSYENKNGQIPEEYLEALKKEIRLYGGMEQFKNRKVRSIYWGGGTPTLMSLSQIKDLLEVIWESFQIHEDVEFCCEVRPGPETTKEKIMLMKEYGLKRVSIGCQSLNDNVLKLNGRNHNSNTFYKTFNMVRECDVFSINVDLMSGLLGDTQETFLYSIDEMIKLRPENLTIYKLEVYLNNLLYKKTLGQEARFITDEEEAEHVEAAYNRLLENGYLLSDNYSFCSEDKYRQIHRYNTWEGEDMIGVGLSSHSCYGLTIYQNDNRMADYMEQLQNDKLPIRRAYEFSVYEDMVRMIIFGIKSVSYPLEKFSRKFGIGADVIFADKLSYLQKEGYIDIKDGILNTTLKGALYADDVVRIFYPDRYRDAVLAHKARG; encoded by the coding sequence ATGAATGAGGTAAAGCAAAAGAGAGAAGATTTTATTAATCAATACCCGCCACTTAACTTATTAAATAAACAGGATATCGGGAAAATATGGGCAGAAGAAGATTTCCATCTATATGTTCACATACCCTATTGTATTAAAAAGTGCGACTTCTGTTATTATGTTTCCTATGAAAACAAAAACGGTCAGATCCCGGAGGAATATCTGGAGGCACTAAAAAAAGAAATACGTTTGTATGGCGGGATGGAACAGTTTAAAAACCGGAAGGTTCGTTCTATCTATTGGGGAGGCGGTACCCCTACTTTAATGAGCCTTTCCCAAATCAAAGACCTTTTAGAGGTCATATGGGAGAGCTTTCAGATTCATGAAGATGTGGAATTTTGCTGTGAAGTTCGTCCAGGACCGGAGACAACGAAAGAAAAAATTATGCTGATGAAAGAATATGGACTTAAACGTGTCAGCATTGGTTGTCAGAGTCTTAACGACAATGTGCTGAAGCTAAATGGGAGAAACCATAACTCCAATACATTCTATAAAACCTTTAATATGGTTCGGGAATGCGATGTGTTTTCCATCAATGTTGACTTGATGTCAGGTTTACTTGGGGATACGCAGGAAACATTTCTATATTCAATTGATGAGATGATAAAACTAAGACCTGAGAATTTAACCATATATAAGTTGGAAGTATACTTAAATAATCTATTATACAAAAAAACCTTAGGACAGGAGGCTAGATTTATAACAGATGAAGAGGAAGCGGAGCATGTAGAAGCAGCGTATAACAGACTGCTGGAGAACGGATATCTCTTATCTGATAATTATAGTTTCTGCTCCGAGGATAAATACAGGCAGATACATAGATATAATACCTGGGAAGGGGAAGACATGATAGGTGTGGGGCTGTCCTCTCATTCCTGTTATGGTTTAACAATTTATCAAAATGATAACCGAATGGCTGATTATATGGAACAGCTTCAAAACGATAAACTTCCGATTCGCCGGGCATATGAATTTTCTGTTTATGAAGATATGGTCAGAATGATCATATTCGGAATTAAAAGCGTATCTTATCCCCTTGAAAAATTCTCAAGGAAATTCGGTATCGGTGCGGATGTGATTTTTGCTGATAAGCTGTCGTATTTACAGAAAGAAGGCTACATCGATATAAAAGATGGTATCTTGAATACAACCTTAAAAGGAGCACTGTACGCGGATGATGTTGTGCGAATTTTTTATCCGGATAGATACAGGGATGCCGTATTGGCGCATAAAGCCAGAGGTTAA
- a CDS encoding acyl carrier protein, with amino-acid sequence MSREEILVKLKEILGSNQFLFSEEQIEKINEDTSLIYDLVMDSIQILELLVTIEEAFSLTYEAQDLSADLFDKVSNLISFVETKIA; translated from the coding sequence ATGAGCAGAGAAGAAATATTAGTAAAGTTAAAAGAGATATTGGGTAGTAATCAATTTCTATTTTCAGAGGAACAAATCGAAAAGATAAATGAAGATACCTCCCTGATATACGATCTTGTAATGGACTCCATACAAATACTGGAGCTTTTGGTTACCATAGAAGAAGCTTTCAGTCTGACTTATGAGGCACAGGATCTTAGTGCAGATTTATTTGATAAAGTATCCAACCTGATAAGTTTTGTTGAAACCAAGATAGCCTAA
- a CDS encoding asparagine synthetase B family protein has translation MGYYYGEIAYADTPPGFVTGEEEEKSLDTTEGRLEKFTFNEDITVYAALKKDKPKKQVCDGIYLHFAKDTLLICTGYLYNYQILVNTPLSSNSLEEAAIGGEILKHYREQGMDWVKDLNGQFSFVICDFTKRECYLGVDRTGIFNLYYAFAEGRMVFATDMKYILKHPAIEKKLNFKALQQMILFCSIASPETIVKGIKSVSGGTYVKILDNNTVEEVVYWDLIYPDKDGFTEKEITESKVIESKITEREYVEQFEEVFTKALLNKADDGGFNGVLLSGGLDSSIVAAHLRKLYPESDLYTFSLDYKFSGLSESLYQNMMVEALKSSHSVKDFGLEEFSQMLPGAVKGAEGPFCELGTCAYFLLYQLAAQQECDVFSGLGADELYAGYITYKADRFKKNNLLLSDADKKINSLLWGDEKFSYESPSYEEEMVWLEQLFTEDAYAEIGKKNCLFEPMFNRHAIGRELETINRRSYIDFKLRLMNHKNFQIASKMSRSYGIRTHYPFLDNRMIDFVCRLPRNMRLKGNTDKYIVREAAKTYIPPDIINRKKISLGDFTYSEVIGRLLKDYEKYFKYEFIKKNNLVSYDFINGIISKLNEPKSALDRFREKNIILTYLTLSIFMDIYKIQIY, from the coding sequence ATGGGTTATTATTATGGAGAAATAGCATATGCGGATACACCTCCCGGGTTTGTAACGGGAGAGGAAGAGGAGAAATCTCTTGATACAACCGAAGGAAGGCTTGAAAAGTTCACATTTAATGAAGATATTACCGTTTATGCTGCCCTTAAGAAAGATAAACCGAAAAAGCAGGTCTGTGATGGAATATATCTTCACTTTGCAAAAGATACCTTACTTATATGCACCGGTTATCTGTATAATTATCAAATATTGGTAAATACCCCCTTGAGCAGTAATAGTCTTGAAGAAGCGGCCATTGGAGGTGAAATACTAAAGCATTACCGGGAACAGGGGATGGATTGGGTAAAGGACCTTAACGGACAGTTCTCTTTTGTAATATGTGACTTTACAAAAAGAGAATGTTACCTAGGTGTGGACCGAACCGGTATATTCAATTTATATTATGCATTTGCAGAAGGAAGAATGGTTTTCGCTACCGATATGAAATATATCCTCAAGCATCCTGCCATTGAAAAAAAATTAAATTTTAAAGCATTGCAGCAGATGATTTTGTTTTGCAGCATAGCCAGTCCGGAAACCATTGTTAAAGGTATTAAAAGTGTTTCCGGGGGCACTTATGTGAAAATATTGGATAATAATACTGTAGAAGAAGTTGTTTATTGGGATTTAATTTATCCGGATAAGGATGGCTTTACAGAAAAGGAAATAACAGAAAGTAAAGTAATAGAAAGTAAAATAACAGAAAGAGAGTATGTAGAACAGTTCGAAGAGGTTTTTACAAAAGCCCTGTTAAATAAAGCAGATGATGGTGGGTTTAACGGCGTACTCTTAAGTGGAGGACTAGATTCATCTATTGTAGCAGCTCATTTGCGTAAACTCTACCCCGAATCAGATCTATATACCTTTTCGTTGGATTATAAATTTTCCGGTCTTTCGGAAAGTTTGTATCAGAATATGATGGTGGAAGCTTTAAAATCCAGTCATTCCGTCAAAGATTTTGGATTGGAGGAATTTTCTCAGATGCTGCCCGGAGCGGTAAAAGGAGCGGAAGGCCCATTTTGTGAACTTGGCACCTGTGCTTATTTTCTGCTTTATCAGTTAGCTGCCCAACAAGAATGTGATGTATTCAGCGGACTTGGAGCGGACGAATTATACGCAGGCTATATTACTTATAAAGCGGACCGCTTTAAGAAGAATAACCTTCTACTGTCGGATGCAGATAAAAAAATTAACAGTCTGTTATGGGGAGATGAAAAATTCTCTTATGAAAGCCCAAGTTATGAGGAAGAAATGGTTTGGCTGGAACAGCTGTTTACAGAGGATGCTTATGCAGAGATAGGAAAGAAGAATTGTCTGTTTGAACCGATGTTTAACCGGCATGCCATTGGAAGAGAATTGGAAACCATCAACAGGCGTTCCTACATCGATTTTAAACTCAGGCTTATGAATCATAAAAATTTTCAGATAGCTTCGAAAATGTCCAGAAGCTATGGAATAAGAACCCATTATCCTTTTTTAGATAACCGGATGATTGACTTTGTATGCCGGCTGCCCCGTAATATGCGGTTAAAAGGAAATACGGATAAATACATTGTCAGGGAAGCTGCTAAAACTTATATCCCGCCGGATATAATAAACCGTAAGAAAATCTCCCTGGGGGATTTTACGTATTCGGAAGTCATTGGGCGGCTGCTAAAAGATTACGAAAAATATTTTAAATATGAATTCATAAAAAAGAATAATCTGGTTTCTTATGATTTTATCAACGGGATTATCAGTAAATTAAATGAACCAAAATCAGCTTTGGATAGGTTCCGGGAAAAGAATATTATATTAACTTATCTTACCCTCAGTATATTTATGGATATCTATAAAATACAGATATATTAA